GCTTAAAAAGAATCAACTTCAAGAAACAACAGAAAAGCTGAAATTTATTATTGGGGATCGTGTTGGGTGAGGAGGGTGAGCATTTAATATGTGCATCCTTTGATTATCTTCAATTTATTGTATGgtaatgatatatgaatattcacatattttaaatatttttttgatattttttttattcagttgctaaattttataatatattttttcttctctcaatCTTGATGTcttataacataataataactgtctatgaaacatttttctttattccaACCTGCGATAGAAATGGACTATAACCATTGTGTGCAATTACACGATTGTAGGgagtatattttttgtatatttctcaATTTGctgattagaagaaaaaaaaaacggatTTGCAGTAATCATCTTTCTCAGGAGCTTTTTCCTCCTTCATCATTTGTCCCCATTGGCTATTCTTCACTCTGTAACGTACGTGTGCAAAGGTACCACTACCAcctgttaacttttttttctttcttttctaatgTATGAAAATTTAGGTGAGTACATTTACTGAAATGCTTGtagtaaattattatttactgaCAAAGTTGTTACATGACATCCGGTAGATACGAGTGTTTTTCTATCACGCACGGACACCTTAATTTCTTATTGTGATTGATGTTCGACACGACACCGACATCGATACTGACACGACATTGGTGCCCGTGTCCAAGTTAAATTTGATGTGTTTAACATGTCTGTGTCCGTGTTGTGTCTGATGTTTGTGTCAGTGTTAATGTTTAATAGGTGTTTTTCGTTGGCTGTCAGTGCCACTTGTTGTTACCTTTTACACTCGTTGCTCTTAAAAAACGAGTGTTTGTCACGTGTCATCATACATTGAGTGAGAACCAACAAGTTTTGCTCCGAGATTCGAGttttatagattaaaaaaacagTGATTTTGAGGCTAGACCTTTGCTTGTGTTGTGTTGTAAGTTGTTCATGTTCATTTTTGCATTCTCAAACCAAGGAAAAGTCCAAGAGTTTCTCCCTTTGGTTCTGTGTGCGTTTGTTTCCTCGACCCTTGTTCTTTTCTCCATTTTGTGCTTCAAAACAAAGTAGCTTGGCATCTTTTGTGATAATCTTTTGTTTTCTAGGTTTTGAATGATGCATGCAACATAGTGTAGGAAAGAGGGACCTGAGTGAAACAAGTGGTGTGATTCTCTCACAAACATGGAAGAGAATGTTAAGCAGCCATTGTTGGAGAGGAAGTACTACGAGGACTGCCCAGGTTGTAAAGTGGATCAAGCCAAAGAGTTGAGTGAGGGACAAGGTGTACCTGTTAGAAATCTTTTCATCATATGGATGGTGGTGTTGTGTGCTggtaatcattaattttattttattttgtgtactTTTCACTTcaggaaaattgtttttttcttcttctttcagtTCTGCCATTTTAGGACTTTTGGGGTATTTGTGACTGCCATGTTTGCTAATTATACTGTTCTAACTGCTAACCAAatgtttagtttaaattatgtTATCAATTGCCTTTTTTGACAAGAGTCatctaaattttttgttttctcttatgTGCTTTTGCATCAGACAAACACAGTTGCTACAAGGTTGCTAAACTAGGTAAAAGTTCAGTCAGGTTGGCTATAAAATTTGGTGCCTAACTTCAGAACTGAAACTGAATATAATGTTGACATTGATACCTTAACTGTTAATTTATTCAGCTAAAACTGCAAAACTAGTCTTTTTTCAAGTTGCACACTTTCTAACTTTGGTTCATCCTTTTTCTTGGAGAAAATCAGGAAAAAGCTTACCCCTTAGTGGTGACTGATatgattatttcatttttctcttgagTGTCTGAAATTGAGTACCttaggtaaaaaaaacattgctTTTTAATAATCCCATTAGAGTAGTGTGGGAGGATCAAAGTTaaatgctaaaatattttcaaatgaaaatcagtgtttgattctcttttttttaccaGTAGTCATCTTTTCTTTGTCAATCAGTTGAAACTATTTTCCCCTTTCTGATGTCACTTTATTTTGTCTTGTACAGCGTTGCCCATATCGTCTCTCTTCCCCTTCCTTTATTTCATGGTGAGTTTAACTATGTACTGGGGTTTACTGTTGTTGCCTTTGCACTTGATGTATAGTCTAATTATGTGACATTGTTGGAAGTTGTCTGAACATATTCTTAAAAGTTGAAGATAAGAAGTGCTCACTCCTCTCAATCTTCACATCATCTCTGTTTTGGCAtttcaaaaatgaatttaagtGTCAATTCACTGTTTAATTTAATCATCACTTATACTTGAAGAAAATCCTTCCCTCAATACTCAAATTACTTGTGTTTCTTGGAATGTCCATTGCCATGATTAACTTACATGAGGAAGGGATGTTTTTGAGCTATTTTGAATGGAGAGAAATTGCTATTAATGGAAAGTGTGTCTtattgcaaatagcaatttatTCTTTGGCCAATGTGAATGAACTTTACTCCTCCAATGAGACTACTTTAATAAATTGCAATTTTGGAATGCAAACAACTAATTAGTGGTCTGAAGAACTGAATAAGGTTCAGTCTAACTAATTTTAAAGCCTCTCTGAGTCATTAATCAGAAGATTTTCTATAATATACCAATTACCACCCATCTTTTTTCTCAATAATAATATGCCAATTTCTGTTCCCTTTCAACCGTATAAATTTGCAGCTGAAATTGATAGTTACATGTTAGATGAGCCGAAGAGAATTTTTAATTGCTTGTTGCTCTTTGTTCtgctttttcatttgttatgaAATGCTCAAGAAATCAAATCTTTGCTGATGTTTAACTTTATGCCAATGCACATAATATGCATCCTTAATAAATGCAACATTTATTTTCAGGTAAGGGATTTTAATATTGCAAAAACAGAAGCTGACATTAGTTCTTATGCTGGTTATGTTGGTAAGCTTACTTCtattatttccatttttttaagtCTTCAACAATTCTTGTAAGCTATTTATTATTGATGCCAGTATGATAAAAAATGTTGTAGGTTCTGCATTCATGTTTGGAAGATGTTTGACATCTGTAATGTGGGGTATTGTAGCTGATCGCTATGGCCGAAAGCCTGTTATAGTTATAGGGATTATTGTAGTGTAAGTACATCTGCTAATGAATTGGATTCTTTTAAGTGATGCTGTGCAGCTTCCCATAATAATCAATGCTTGCTTGATTTCAGTGTCATTTTCAACACACTATTTGGCcttagcacaagtttttggatGGCAGTTATAATGAGATTTCTTCTGGGAAGTTTAAATGGTTTGCTTGGACCAGTGAAGGTATTACATTTTTAACTCCTAATAGTTAGGACTTCCGCGTTTCATCTACCCGTACCAGGATAGAAATATTGAATGTGTGAACTTGGATATGTAACTTGTTCATCTCAtagaaatttcaatttatacATCTGTAACCTTTTTGCCTAACTCGTTTATATTTAAAAGGCCTATGCCACTGAACTTTTTCGAGAAGAACACCAGGCTCTGGGACTCTCAACTGTAAGCATCACCAACTTTTTGTACTATTAGTTCTTACTTCTTAGTACTGCATTTCCACAATAATAATTCAATGTGTGATTTTCTTTTAGGTCAGTGCAGCTTGGGGAGTAGGTTTAATCATTGGCCCAGCATTGGGAGGCTATTTGGCTCGGGTACTATCTATATTCTTTTTTGCCATTTGGAGTATAAGATGCATCTTGCATAAACCCTTGAATTTTGTGCTTGTTCATGAGATGACTTGTTTTAACTTGAAAGACTTCTGGcttttaattaagaaagttaATGCCTGAAATTCTGTATTTAATTgaggattattattattattttgtaaaaatccaTCTGCCATACAAATTGCATGTTATCAACATTTTGTACTGTTAAGTACTTGAGTTTCTCTAACAgtgctaattttttaattgtagcCAGTAGAGAAGTACCCCCATATATTTTCAAAGGATTCCTTCTGGGATAAGTAAGTGGACATCTActgcttttaattttataaaatttaaggatTCAATTTTCCTATTGCCTTTGTCTTTCtatcattttattctttaatgatGTGCTGATTTTCATTTGCCAAAACATCAATCATTCTGCAGGTTTCCTTACTTCTTGCCCAACTTTATAATATCAGCAGTTGCATTTGTAGTAGTCATTGGTTGTATCTGGATTCCGGTATGTATCGTAGGTTGACATATATGTTCATTGAATACAGATGATTCTATCTTCTTTATATTTTGtggattttactttttttatgatGGCATTTTATACTGTAGAACCattttttgtatgattttttcAGCTCAGCATTGCCTTGTCTTCACTGTTTATATTGTTTAGTCTGTCTCCctcatcaatttaattttttgcatAAATGCAGGAGACACTTCACAACCACAATTGTAGAAATGAATCCATAGACAATGCTGAAGCTTTAGAAAACGGTGGCAGTGTGGCCAGTAAAGACAAGATaatccaaaagaaggaaaacctccTCCTGAACTGGCCCTTAATGTCATCGGTCATTGTTTATTGTGTTTTCGCACTTCATGATATTGCATATCAAGAGGTATGATACTTAATGAGGTTAAAACTGGTCCATCCATCTCCTTTAAGATATTCTGTTTGGACTTTCCTGCTTTTTTAACTTAACAACATTCATTCAACTTGATTTCTTTAGGTTTTCTCATTATGGGCTGTGAGTCCTCAAAGGTTGGGGGGTTTGAACTTTACAACTGATGATGTTGGTAATGTTCTTTCAATATCAGGTGCATCTCTAGAAACAACAATATATGCTTATTATGGTTGGCCATACAAGTTTCCTTCCTAACATTCCATCAATAATGACTGCACATAAATTTATGCATTTACATAAGGCCACATGGTCACTTCCTGCAAGGGCGCTTCTCTTTTTACGGGTCTTGCCAAATGAATTTTACTGGTCATATATATCAGAAGGTTACTAATTGAATTGTATATTGGTTGGtcaaattgaattttatatgATAGTACATCTGTTCAGGCCTCTATTATTTTTGCATGCGAAATCTTCTATTTTATAACACTCCAGGATGCTATAACTTTGACAGCAAggttcttttatctttctttataaTAAAGGCATGAACAATACACGTGTTTGTATGATAATCATCAGTTTGGAACAAGATTGACATAATATGGTACCACTTGAACCATATTAAATTTATTCCTTTAGTTCAATACTTTTATACTGTTTGTACTTTGGGTTTGACAGTAGTGACAAAGATgtagaaaaaatttatattcgTACTCCTAGTTCGTAATagatattttgtataatttctGACTTCTCAAGTGTTTAGGTCTAGCACTTATCATTTACCAACTTACCATATACCCATCCGTGGAAAAAGCTAGTGGACCTATTGTTATTGGTCGCATTTCTGGGGTTAGTTTTCATCTAAGTGTGGCAATTATTGCTTTTcagcatttcattttttgttatttaaaaaaaaattctgtaaCGTTGGTCCCATATGCAGATGATATCCATACCACTTTTGCAAAGTTACCCCTTCATAGCGTTGTTGTCAGGCTTAGCAATATACATAGTGTTAAGTATTGCTTCAGTTTTGAAGAATATTCTGTCTGTAAGTGCTCCTGTTATTTATTTGGATTCTTCTCTAAACCTCAGGAGATCAATTAAATTGAGTCAGAAAAGTTTCTCTATGTTACAAATTTGACTGGTTGTACTCTTTTTTATTGGATTTAGGCGACCATTAATACTGGTTTGTTCCTTCTACAAAACCGAGCAGTGGTAAGTTTTTGCATAATTTCattgtttttagtttctttacAATGGTTGAGAGTTGAGACTAGTTATTGACGATGACAtgttgatttggataacaggaACAACACCAAAGGGGGGCAGCTAATGGCATTTCCATGACAGGCATGTCTCTATTCAAAGCTATTGGCCCTGCTACAGGTGGTGCAATGTGAGTGTTTGTAACAATCCATCCCATATATTAGGCCCAAGAGGATCATTTCAATAGCTAAGAAAAGAAATGGAACGATTATGTTGTTTACAAATAGACCATTTTGGTTGTTAGAATAAATATCTCATGTAGATCCACTAGAATATTATTGTTAGAATTCTGTTAGCAATGGCAGGCGCTCTGCTTATATATCCTTGTAATTCCATTGAGTGAGGAATGAAGAATCAGAATTGTTACATTTATCTCTTTTAGTTGTAGAATGATAGGAGTAGAAGTAGAGATTCCTTCACCTATCAGTGGTGCTTTCATCAGCCTACTCACCTCTCACACACACCACCACCTCACAAGGACATTCCGATGTCTAACAGTGTTCCTATGATTTCTCCagcttttgtttgattttatctTCGTTCAAAAAATGTCAATGTAGACATCTATAAAGGATTAGAATTTCAAACGACACTTGCTATAACACTTACATATTATTGCATAGGTATtttcatatatgataaataataacaGATTAATATAATTCATCAGTTCCGGAAACTTCATGCTAAGTTCCTTTATGATATAGTTCTTTGACACCTAACTGTTAGTTGACTAGATTGAAAGATGTAGGTAGCCTGTTTCCTGTTGATGTATACCTTTAGCGTTGTTGGCATAGTAAGATATTTTATGGAAATTACTCTGGCCCTGATTCATTGGCAGTTAACAAAGTTTTCATTAGTAGAATTTCTTAATCACATACTTTCTAACCTCAAGTATGATACATTAAAATTATCTTCAATTTTCTTATATGATCATGGTCAATGCAGATTAACTTGGTCACAAAAGCGAATGGATGCTTCATTTCTCCCAGGTATGATGCTCAACTAATTTATTTGTTCTGGTTTCTGTTTCATATATGGAACATGGAACCCTCTGACTATCTTTAAAGTCAGTTAGCCTTCAATAACAGTAGCCTTTAATCTGTGTGGACCTAACTTCagattatgtatttatttgTGCTAATCTAATACCGTTGAAggacaaagaaaaaagtaaatgtAGAACTGAATCACATGTGAATTCCTTATAGTACTATGTTTTAATGTGTGTGGACCTAAGTTTAGATTATGCATTTATTCTGTTAGTCTAATACCCTGATGTTAATATAGTTTATTAAGAGCACCGATTCTTTTACTAGCTGCATTATTAGGGGCTTACTTACTGTTCTACATTTGATTGCAGGCACCCATATGGTCTTCTTTGCCTTGAACATAGTTGAAGCACTTGGATTACTAATGTTGTTCAAACCATTCCTAGTTGAAAAGAACAAAACGCACTCAAATCAGTTACATTGATACCAGTCAATTTTTCTTAAGATCATGTAGCATCTCTCTAAGCTGTTGTTGCCtacatatatatacttatattatatataaatattaataatttaattatgtaattaatttcatatttttttataattattaaaaacataaatttatcattttaatagttaaataaataattttataataataacaataattaaataaaaaagttaaaattatactgttaattaaaaatataatttaattcttaaacacTTTTTAAGTTCTTCGTTGTTTAATAAGTTATGTTATAGAtcgttttaatttaaatgtattttataaattaatctatgatttatttcaaatttaaaatgtactaacaaaattaatttttaaaatagtgtgGGATGGGTTCCAAAGTTTTCCCCAACCTGATCAAATACAAAACAAAtgtagtatttttatattttcttaaaaaatatatacttaaaatataaaaataataattactgttaaaaatattgatgtagatcagttaaaatatttaaattttataagtaataaataattcttaataattatatatgattaaatgtggtaaaataattaatatttgattaaatattaaccatgctatattttatattctattCCATTAAATCTCTTTTTACGTGAGTGTCatgttttttagaaaaatcccTTAGTTGTACATTTCTACTACAACTTTTGGCGAGAAAAATTTAACCACATATTAACATTTATAATGTGTATATGATattgaagttaaaaaatatatatactttggAAGGAAACATAAAACAAACTAATATTGTTTACAAACATAAATGCTAGAGAAATATTAttcgataaaaataattttgtatgttttgttaaaacttgatagaaaaatattaattacaattaaaatatttatgtgagATCAATTAAACATAGTCACCTCCCTCCCTTGTCCTTTCAACACTCCCTCCAAAGCTAGAAAACTTTCAATAATAAATGAATTGTTTAGATGAAAATCTTCTTTACACCACAAACATAACACGCCTCTAGCCCGGTTAATTGATGGAATCATCTCCCACGAGACCTCATGATTTTCCCATAAAGCATAACACATCTTGATTTCTTAGTTTTTTGTTTCCTGTAATGATAGAAATTGaaccttaaaatttaaaaagattgtTCACCATTTCCCTTTCTCGATTTTCCGCTGACACACCCAATGTCTTTCCCATCTTCGGGATATTCGTAGCCTCATCCTCCACATTTTTCATCCAAAAGACTTTATTGCAGTTCAAAATGTTACCATCATATATTGTGTTGTTGAAAGAGCCTCTACTACACTTGACTGGAatttccccttttgcttcttgatTTTCCTCCATTCCTTAAGAAAGGGATGCATTTGATCTCACCGGTTGAACAGGTCCTCTAACAACAACTCCATGATATTGCTTTTCTCTATTGAGTTCCTCCCTTTAGCCTTTAGAATCTATTCcaaaaattgatcatttttaCGATCTACCTCCCCAGATTTATTGGCGCTTGGCCCAACTTTAGTTGAGATAACACTAATAGACAGAGTTGGACCCTTTATAAGTAGAgtgctgctaggtgcacccagcattaacCACGAAAAGACATAAATACCCcctacagatcaagttgatccgtaagttaatttttaagacttacgAATCAACTTAATCCGTAAGtattttacggatcaagttaatccataagttgatttttaagacttacggatcaagttgatccgtaagtcttttaCTGATCAAGTTAACctataagttgatttttaagacttacgaatcaagttgatccataagttttttacggatcaagttgatccgtaagtcttaaaaatcaacttatggatcaacttgatccgtaagcggAGAAATTAGCAGGGgtaattttgtcattttcaaaGAATGCAGGGTGCACCAGGaataatgttgggtgcacctagcaatacTCGTATAAGTAACACCTCATGTTTATTGGAAATAGTAAAAACTGGCTCATTATTGGACTTGGTGCCCTCATGTTGTTCACGACCTAAACCCAATTTGCCCTAGGCCTTCATTTCTTTTTAACATCTCGATCCTCCTTATCCTTTGTTAATTGGGTTTTTGATCCATCCTCCCTTTTGTCTGCTACTTCAACACCAACAGACAAAGGCTCGTGGGCCCTCTctactttttcaaatttgaaatgtCTCCCTTATCTTTTCCACTTTCACTACTAGGTACTACCTCGACCCTCATGCTTCCCAAATTTTGCATGAGATTTCCCAATGGCCAATATCGgttgttttttaattacttttttgtcTCCGATCCTTCTCcctccctaaattaatgacaacAA
The nucleotide sequence above comes from Glycine soja cultivar W05 chromosome 11, ASM419377v2, whole genome shotgun sequence. Encoded proteins:
- the LOC114376753 gene encoding protein ZINC INDUCED FACILITATOR-LIKE 1-like isoform X1, with product MEENVKQPLLERKYYEDCPGCKVDQAKELSEGQGVPVRNLFIIWMVVLCADKHSCYKVAKLALPISSLFPFLYFMVRDFNIAKTEADISSYAGYVGSAFMFGRCLTSVMWGIVADRYGRKPVIVIGIIVVVIFNTLFGLSTSFWMAVIMRFLLGSLNGLLGPVKAYATELFREEHQALGLSTVSAAWGVGLIIGPALGGYLARPVEKYPHIFSKDSFWDKFPYFLPNFIISAVAFVVVIGCIWIPETLHNHNCRNESIDNAEALENGGSVASKDKIIQKKENLLLNWPLMSSVIVYCVFALHDIAYQEVFSLWAVSPQRLGGLNFTTDDVGNVLSISGLALIIYQLTIYPSVEKASGPIVIGRISGMISIPLLQSYPFIALLSGLAIYIVLSIASVLKNILSATINTGLFLLQNRAVEQHQRGAANGISMTGMSLFKAIGPATGGAILTWSQKRMDASFLPGTHMVFFALNIVEALGLLMLFKPFLVEKNKTHSNQLH
- the LOC114376753 gene encoding protein ZINC INDUCED FACILITATOR-LIKE 1-like isoform X2 is translated as MEENVKQPLLERKYYEDCPGCKVDQAKELSEGQGVPVRNLFIIWMVVLCADKHSCYKVAKLALPISSLFPFLYFMVRDFNIAKTEADISSYAGYVGSAFMFGRCLTSVMWGIVADRYGRKPVIVIGIIVVVIFNTLFGLSTSFWMAVIMRFLLGSLNGLLGPVKAYATELFREEHQALGLSTCSLGSRFNHWPSIGRLFGSVEKYPHIFSKDSFWDKFPYFLPNFIISAVAFVVVIGCIWIPETLHNHNCRNESIDNAEALENGGSVASKDKIIQKKENLLLNWPLMSSVIVYCVFALHDIAYQEVFSLWAVSPQRLGGLNFTTDDVGNVLSISGLALIIYQLTIYPSVEKASGPIVIGRISGMISIPLLQSYPFIALLSGLAIYIVLSIASVLKNILSATINTGLFLLQNRAVEQHQRGAANGISMTGMSLFKAIGPATGGAILTWSQKRMDASFLPGTHMVFFALNIVEALGLLMLFKPFLVEKNKTHSNQLH
- the LOC114376753 gene encoding protein ZINC INDUCED FACILITATOR-LIKE 1-like isoform X3; translation: MEENVKQPLLERKYYEDCPGCKVDQAKELSEGQGVPVRNLFIIWMVVLCAALPISSLFPFLYFMVRDFNIAKTEADISSYAGYVGSAFMFGRCLTSVMWGIVADRYGRKPVIVIGIIVVVIFNTLFGLSTSFWMAVIMRFLLGSLNGLLGPVKAYATELFREEHQALGLSTVSAAWGVGLIIGPALGGYLARPVEKYPHIFSKDSFWDKFPYFLPNFIISAVAFVVVIGCIWIPETLHNHNCRNESIDNAEALENGGSVASKDKIIQKKENLLLNWPLMSSVIVYCVFALHDIAYQEVFSLWAVSPQRLGGLNFTTDDVGNVLSISGLALIIYQLTIYPSVEKASGPIVIGRISGMISIPLLQSYPFIALLSGLAIYIVLSIASVLKNILSATINTGLFLLQNRAVEQHQRGAANGISMTGMSLFKAIGPATGGAILTWSQKRMDASFLPGTHMVFFALNIVEALGLLMLFKPFLVEKNKTHSNQLH
- the LOC114376753 gene encoding protein ZINC INDUCED FACILITATOR-LIKE 1-like isoform X4, with the protein product MEENVKQPLLERKYYEDCPGCKVDQAKELSEGQGVPVRNLFIIWMVVLCADKHSCYKVAKLALPISSLFPFLYFMVRDFNIAKTEADISSYAGYVGSAFMFGRCLTSVMWGIVADRYGRKPVIVIGIIVVVIFNTLFGLSTSFWMAVIMRFLLGSLNGLLGPVKAYATELFREEHQALGLSTVSAAWGVGLIIGPALGGYLARPVEKYPHIFSKDSFWDKFPYFLPNFIISAVAFVVVIGCIWIPETLHNHNCRNESIDNAEALENGGSVASKDKIIQKKENLLLNWPLMSSVIVYCVFALHDIAYQEVFSLWAVSPQRLGGLNFTTDDVGNVLSISGLALIIYQLTIYPSVEKASGPIVIGRISGMISIPLLQSYPFIALLSGLAIYIVLSIASVLKNILSATINTGLFLLQNRAVEQHQRGAANGISMTD
- the LOC114376753 gene encoding protein ZINC INDUCED FACILITATOR-LIKE 1-like isoform X5, which codes for MIKNVVGSAFMFGRCLTSVMWGIVADRYGRKPVIVIGIIVVVIFNTLFGLSTSFWMAVIMRFLLGSLNGLLGPVKAYATELFREEHQALGLSTVSAAWGVGLIIGPALGGYLARPVEKYPHIFSKDSFWDKFPYFLPNFIISAVAFVVVIGCIWIPETLHNHNCRNESIDNAEALENGGSVASKDKIIQKKENLLLNWPLMSSVIVYCVFALHDIAYQEVFSLWAVSPQRLGGLNFTTDDVGNVLSISGLALIIYQLTIYPSVEKASGPIVIGRISGMISIPLLQSYPFIALLSGLAIYIVLSIASVLKNILSATINTGLFLLQNRAVEQHQRGAANGISMTGMSLFKAIGPATGGAILTWSQKRMDASFLPGTHMVFFALNIVEALGLLMLFKPFLVEKNKTHSNQLH